In a single window of the Blattabacterium cuenoti genome:
- the rplL gene encoding 50S ribosomal protein L7/L12 has product MIEKIAEQLVNLTVKQVNELATLLKKEYGIEAPTSTKVENVLPQKEKASEKEEKSIFNIILKSSGNSKLSVVKLVKEITGKGLKESKDLVDNVPSVLKESVNKKEAEDFKNKFEEIGAEVELK; this is encoded by the coding sequence ATGATAGAAAAGATAGCAGAACAATTAGTTAATTTAACAGTGAAACAAGTTAATGAATTAGCTACTCTTTTAAAAAAAGAATATGGAATAGAAGCGCCCACTTCAACGAAAGTGGAAAATGTTTTACCTCAAAAAGAAAAAGCTAGTGAAAAAGAGGAAAAAAGTATTTTTAACATAATTTTGAAATCATCTGGAAATTCTAAATTATCTGTTGTGAAATTAGTTAAAGAAATTACTGGAAAAGGTCTTAAAGAATCTAAAGATTTAGTAGATAATGTCCCCAGTGTTCTTAAAGAATCTGTGAATAAAAAAGAAGCAGAAGACTTTAAAAACAAATTTGAAGAAATAGGAGCTGAAGTGGAATTAAAATAA
- the rplJ gene encoding 50S ribosomal protein L10 yields MNKENKKKELSELVSILSNNEMIYLVDVSYLNSNQISILRKSFYEHNIKMKVAKNTLLKKAINKIKNKKFDSFFSILYGNTTILFSNLNVANITSKIIKNFHVQDKTDKPYLKGVYAQESFYFGGNEDLNVLLNLKSKEDLISEILNILQFSIQDIISSILNSTNYKISKLLEVLSSVKEK; encoded by the coding sequence ATGAATAAAGAGAATAAAAAAAAAGAATTATCGGAATTAGTTTCTATATTATCCAATAATGAAATGATATATTTAGTTGATGTGTCCTATTTAAATTCTAATCAAATATCTATTCTTAGAAAAAGTTTTTATGAGCATAATATTAAAATGAAAGTGGCTAAAAACACTTTATTAAAAAAAGCTATAAATAAAATAAAGAATAAAAAATTTGATTCATTTTTTTCTATTTTATATGGAAATACTACTATATTATTTTCAAATTTAAATGTTGCAAATATCACTTCAAAAATTATAAAAAATTTTCATGTTCAAGATAAAACGGATAAACCTTATTTAAAAGGAGTTTATGCTCAAGAATCTTTTTATTTTGGTGGAAATGAAGATTTAAATGTATTGCTTAATCTAAAATCTAAGGAAGATCTTATAAGTGAAATTTTAAATATTCTTCAATTTTCAATACAAGACATTATATCATCTATTTTAAATTCAACAAATTACAAAATATCTAAACTTTTAGAAGTTTTATCTTCTGTAAAAGAAAAATGA
- the rplA gene encoding 50S ribosomal protein L1 translates to MSKKLTKNKKKIIEKISSKKYSLEEALFLVKEISFVKFDASIDISVHLGIDIRLPNQMVKGTVTLPYGTGKNVCILALVPKDKESEAKKAGADYVGLSYIDKIKSGWTDIDIIIATPSVMNQLGTIGKILGPKGLMPNPKMETVSINPEKSIKEIKSGKITFKADRYGIVHASVGRVSFSHQYLLDNIKEFMRTIIRNKPSASKGSYIKSIYLSSTMSYGLPLDLKSFVKK, encoded by the coding sequence ATGTCAAAAAAATTAACCAAAAATAAAAAGAAAATTATAGAAAAAATTTCTAGTAAAAAGTATTCTTTAGAAGAAGCTTTATTTCTTGTTAAAGAAATTAGTTTTGTTAAATTTGATGCATCTATTGATATTTCTGTACATCTAGGAATAGATATTCGTTTACCTAATCAAATGGTAAAAGGAACGGTTACATTACCTTATGGCACAGGAAAAAATGTTTGTATTTTAGCCTTAGTTCCTAAGGATAAAGAATCGGAAGCTAAAAAAGCAGGAGCTGATTATGTTGGGTTGAGTTATATTGATAAAATTAAATCTGGATGGACAGATATTGATATTATTATAGCAACACCTTCTGTTATGAATCAATTAGGAACTATAGGAAAAATATTAGGGCCTAAAGGATTAATGCCCAATCCTAAAATGGAAACTGTTTCTATAAATCCAGAAAAATCTATAAAAGAAATTAAATCTGGAAAAATAACTTTCAAAGCAGATCGTTATGGAATTGTTCACGCTTCAGTAGGAAGAGTTTCTTTTTCACATCAATATTTATTAGATAATATAAAGGAATTTATGAGAACAATAATCAGAAATAAACCTTCTGCATCTAAAGGATCTTATATAAAAAGTATTTACTTATCTAGTACAATGAGTTATGGTTTACCGTTAGATTTAAAAAGTTTTGTTAAAAAATGA
- the rplK gene encoding 50S ribosomal protein L11, translated as MVKTRKKTIKKIKIHKINGGKASPAPPIGPILGSAGVNIMEFCKQYNLLTQNKIGEICPVVITVYEDKSFSFLIKKPPVSIQLLNAVKKEKGSKESNRSKIGKIGLNEVKMIAKNKIEDLNCFSIESAMSMVSGTARSMGIEIDR; from the coding sequence ATGGTTAAAACAAGAAAAAAAACGATAAAAAAAATTAAAATACATAAAATCAATGGAGGAAAAGCAAGTCCAGCCCCCCCCATTGGGCCTATTTTGGGGAGTGCTGGAGTTAACATAATGGAGTTTTGTAAACAATATAATTTACTTACTCAAAATAAAATAGGAGAGATATGTCCTGTAGTAATAACTGTATATGAAGATAAATCATTTTCTTTTTTAATCAAAAAACCTCCGGTTTCTATTCAGTTATTGAATGCGGTAAAAAAAGAAAAAGGATCTAAAGAATCTAATCGTTCTAAAATAGGAAAAATAGGCTTAAATGAAGTTAAAATGATTGCAAAGAATAAGATAGAAGATTTAAATTGTTTTTCGATTGAGTCTGCTATGTCCATGGTTTCTGGAACAGCTAGATCTATGGGTATAGAAATTGATAGATAG
- the nusG gene encoding transcription termination/antitermination protein NusG, producing MSDLERKWYVIKTMSGQENKVKLYIENEIRDNGFQEHIGKVLVPIEKVIQMRKGKKIHREKVHYPGYVMVEANLEGEAAHAIKNVPGVINFLSEGKGSSAIPIPMRKEEVNKMLGKIDQLSEKYENINIPFIVGETIKVIDGPFTGFNGTIEKINEEKRKLELAVLIFGRKTPLELNFTQIEKI from the coding sequence ATGAGTGATTTGGAAAGAAAATGGTATGTAATAAAAACCATGAGTGGACAAGAAAACAAAGTCAAATTATATATAGAAAATGAAATTAGAGATAATGGATTTCAAGAACATATAGGAAAGGTATTAGTCCCTATTGAAAAAGTTATACAAATGAGAAAAGGGAAAAAAATTCATAGAGAAAAAGTTCATTATCCTGGATATGTCATGGTAGAAGCAAATTTGGAAGGAGAAGCTGCTCATGCGATAAAAAATGTTCCAGGTGTTATAAATTTTTTAAGTGAAGGGAAAGGTTCTTCCGCTATCCCTATTCCTATGAGAAAAGAAGAAGTTAATAAAATGTTAGGAAAAATTGATCAACTTTCTGAGAAGTATGAAAATATTAATATCCCTTTTATAGTAGGAGAAACAATTAAAGTTATAGATGGACCTTTTACAGGATTTAATGGAACAATTGAAAAAATAAATGAAGAAAAAAGAAAATTAGAATTAGCTGTTTTAATTTTTGGAAGAAAAACTCCTTTGGAATTGAATTTTACACAGATAGAAAAAATTTAA
- the secE gene encoding preprotein translocase subunit SecE — MKKNNFFLEIYNEFFHCITWPKWENLQITTMIVSFFSIFLSIFLYGVDGFFIFLIKKLFSL, encoded by the coding sequence ATGAAAAAGAATAATTTTTTTTTAGAAATTTATAACGAATTTTTTCATTGTATAACATGGCCTAAATGGGAGAATTTACAAATAACAACAATGATTGTATCTTTTTTTTCTATATTTCTATCCATATTTTTATATGGAGTGGATGGTTTTTTTATTTTTTTGATTAAAAAATTGTTTTCTTTATAA
- the tuf gene encoding elongation factor Tu gives MAKEKFKRNKPHVNIGTTGHVDHGKTTLTAAITKVLSKIGLAEEKSFDAIDNAPEEKARGITINTSHVEYETEKRHYAHVDCPGHADYVKNMITGAAQMDGAILVVAATDGPMPQTREHILLSRQVGVPKIVVFMNKVDQVDDPELLELVEMEIRELLSKYEYDGENIPIIQGSALGALNGEEKWIEKIKDLMKVLDDYIPEPVREIDKPFLMPVEDVFTITGRGTVATGRIESGIINTGDLVDIIGMGENKLSSTVTGVEMFRKILDKGQAGDNVGLLLRGIEKKDIRRGMVVGKPGSVKPHKKFKAEVYILTKEEGGRHTPFHNKYRPQFYLRTTDVTGEIHLPNGVEMVMPGDNISMEVELHQPIALSENLRFAIREGGKTVGAGQVIQIID, from the coding sequence ATGGCAAAAGAAAAATTTAAACGAAACAAACCGCATGTAAACATAGGAACCACAGGTCATGTAGATCATGGTAAAACGACTCTAACTGCTGCAATAACAAAAGTATTATCAAAAATTGGATTAGCAGAAGAAAAGAGTTTTGATGCAATAGATAATGCTCCTGAAGAAAAAGCTAGAGGAATTACTATTAATACATCTCATGTAGAATATGAAACAGAAAAAAGGCATTATGCACATGTTGATTGTCCTGGACATGCAGATTATGTTAAAAATATGATAACAGGGGCAGCTCAAATGGATGGAGCGATTCTGGTTGTAGCCGCTACAGATGGGCCCATGCCTCAAACTAGAGAACATATATTATTATCTCGTCAGGTAGGTGTTCCAAAAATTGTGGTATTTATGAATAAAGTAGATCAAGTAGATGATCCAGAATTATTAGAATTAGTAGAGATGGAAATTAGAGAGTTACTTTCCAAGTACGAATATGATGGAGAAAATATTCCTATTATACAAGGATCAGCTTTAGGTGCTTTAAATGGAGAAGAAAAATGGATAGAAAAAATAAAAGACTTGATGAAAGTGTTGGATGATTATATTCCCGAACCAGTTCGAGAAATAGATAAACCATTTTTGATGCCTGTAGAAGATGTTTTTACTATAACAGGAAGAGGAACAGTAGCTACAGGACGTATTGAAAGTGGCATTATTAATACAGGGGATTTGGTTGATATTATTGGAATGGGAGAAAATAAATTATCATCCACAGTAACAGGAGTTGAAATGTTTAGAAAGATATTAGATAAAGGTCAAGCAGGAGATAATGTGGGTTTATTATTACGTGGAATAGAAAAAAAAGATATTAGAAGAGGAATGGTAGTCGGAAAACCAGGATCTGTAAAACCTCATAAGAAATTTAAAGCAGAAGTATATATTCTGACAAAAGAAGAGGGAGGAAGACATACTCCTTTTCACAATAAATATCGTCCTCAATTTTATTTGAGAACAACAGATGTAACAGGGGAAATTCATCTACCAAATGGAGTAGAAATGGTAATGCCTGGAGATAATATTTCTATGGAGGTTGAATTGCATCAACCTATAGCATTAAGTGAAAATTTACGTTTTGCTATTCGTGAAGGAGGAAAAACGGTGGGTGCAGGACAAGTTATTCAAATAATAGATTGA
- a CDS encoding lipoprotein signal peptidase has translation MKKFFLIIFLILSIDQILKIYIKTHFELGGGITILPFFRIFFVENPGMAYGINFGLGYYGKILLSVLRLLLVFFIFIFLYKNIKKKSSKYLTIPISMIFSGAMGNFLDSALYGLLFDTGTIYNQKYQKWIPYSGISKINFDIIEKNYVGGYASLMEGCVVDMFYFPIIDTCFPFWIPFFGGYNFQFFKPIFNFSDVVIFIGVFSLFIFKRKIKNVKIL, from the coding sequence TTGAAAAAATTTTTTTTAATTATTTTTTTAATTTTATCAATAGATCAAATTTTAAAAATTTATATTAAAACTCATTTTGAATTAGGAGGTGGAATTACTATACTTCCTTTTTTTAGGATTTTTTTTGTAGAAAATCCAGGAATGGCTTATGGTATTAATTTTGGATTAGGATATTATGGAAAAATATTATTGAGTGTTTTACGTTTGCTTTTAGTTTTTTTCATTTTTATTTTTCTTTACAAAAATATAAAAAAAAAGTCTTCTAAATATTTAACTATTCCTATTTCTATGATTTTTTCTGGAGCTATGGGAAATTTTTTGGATAGTGCTTTATATGGTTTGTTATTTGATACAGGAACAATATATAATCAAAAATATCAAAAATGGATTCCTTATTCTGGAATATCAAAAATAAATTTTGATATTATTGAAAAAAATTATGTTGGTGGATACGCTTCTTTAATGGAAGGATGTGTGGTAGATATGTTTTATTTTCCTATAATAGATACTTGTTTCCCTTTCTGGATTCCATTTTTTGGAGGTTATAATTTTCAATTTTTTAAACCGATTTTTAATTTTTCTGATGTTGTTATATTTATTGGAGTGTTTTCACTATTCATATTTAAGCGTAAAATTAAAAATGTAAAAATTTTGTAA
- a CDS encoding TraR/DksA family transcriptional regulator — protein sequence MIGNVKQRYSMEERKEFRKLILEKLRKAKKNLSIFKKSFSNNKSNGTDDTYPTFKAFEEGSETLSKEQNAKIVAHLQKFINSLNAALIRVENKDYGICRITKKLIPKERLMAVPHTTLSIEGKRLMEKNK from the coding sequence ATGATAGGAAACGTAAAACAAAGATATTCTATGGAAGAACGAAAAGAATTTCGTAAACTTATACTTGAAAAATTGAGAAAAGCAAAAAAGAATTTATCAATTTTTAAGAAATCTTTTTCCAATAATAAAAGTAATGGAACGGATGATACTTACCCCACTTTTAAAGCATTTGAGGAAGGATCAGAAACATTGAGTAAAGAACAAAATGCTAAAATTGTAGCACATTTACAAAAATTTATAAATAGTTTAAATGCTGCTTTAATAAGAGTAGAAAATAAAGATTATGGAATATGTCGTATAACCAAAAAATTAATCCCTAAAGAACGTCTAATGGCTGTACCTCACACTACTTTAAGTATTGAAGGAAAAAGATTAATGGAAAAAAATAAATAA
- the ileS gene encoding isoleucine--tRNA ligase, with translation MSRIFKEYKKLNLSQITIEISQYWKKNNIFQSNSNFYNIKKDLCYILYEGPPSLNGNPGIHHILTRTVKDIFCRYHTLKGKKVFRKAGWDAHGLPVELNVEKDMGITKNDIGKKISVNKYNDFCKNFVNKSLKKWKSFTDKIGYSIDLDHSFITYNAKYIESVWWLIKKLYNKNLIYQGFTIQPYSPAAGTGLSYHELNMPGTYKKVKQLSPFLKFKAIKNTLPEKFQKISGEIYFISWTTAPWTIPSNTALAIGFDIDYVLVRTYNQHTFLKENIVFSEKLIHRILLSNQFYSVSNYIELDIYDDYNNKKTKNYKIPYLIIEKFKGKELIFSKYEQLLPWFKPYCNEKNAFQIIVGDFVNVNEGTGIVHISPTFGVDDFIVAKKYNIPPMLVLNEKNIPVPLVDFQGKFIKNFPHGFANKYVKNEFNTNDKKFFSVDQEIILFLEKEQKIFRTEKYIHFYPHCWRTEKPILYYLLNSWFIKTTEIKNKIISFNKKIRWYPDSTGRKRFDSWLKNIKDWNFSRSRYWGTPLPIWKTEKGDEEIVVGSVKELFLEIQKSVKHGFMSHNVFENFILDDMSNDNYDKIDLHKHVLDEIILVSSKGKPMIREFDLIDVWFDSGAMPYAQFHYPFENKEYIDKNLLFPADFISEGIDQTRGWFFTLHTISSLLFDSIAYKNVISTGLILDQYGRKMSKSKGNTINPFDLINNYGPDAIRWYIIFNSEPWDNLKFNIKEVNTVINKFFGTLYNIYSFFALYANIDNFYYKEKEYFNNYTELDFWILSELNSLIQKTDIYYTNYNPTKVARLISSFVLDKLSNWYVRLCRRRFWKDKYTKNKISAYQILYKCLIVVSKLISPIVPFFSERLYRDLNSITKQEDFKSVHLTNFPSCDSNLINKELENRMLLVQKIITMVFSIRKNNKIKIRQPLQKLLIIVPDKKIRIQLEQFSEIIFKEANVKEIKFPSSYKNLESIKHIKPNYKSLGPKFGKKTHKISEFIKKFSQEKIKNIEKNKKCFFFLEKEKIFISLEDVKISTEYIKNWSVFFDTKFTIALDLRITDSLWEEGFVRELIRYIQKIRKDRKYNVIEKILVYIRVNENESFKKKLQIILQKNKDFLCKETLSVDILLQENVMKYESEEEKISFEEKFILYVQIRKVENIKK, from the coding sequence ATGTCAAGAATATTTAAAGAATATAAAAAATTGAATCTTAGTCAGATAACCATAGAAATATCTCAATATTGGAAAAAAAATAATATTTTTCAAAGTAATTCTAATTTTTATAATATAAAAAAAGACCTTTGTTATATTTTATATGAAGGCCCTCCATCTTTAAATGGAAATCCTGGAATTCATCATATTTTAACTAGAACCGTAAAGGACATTTTTTGTAGATATCATACCCTGAAAGGTAAAAAAGTATTTAGAAAAGCTGGTTGGGATGCGCATGGTTTACCTGTAGAATTAAATGTAGAAAAAGACATGGGTATTACTAAAAATGATATAGGAAAAAAAATTAGTGTAAATAAATATAATGATTTTTGTAAAAATTTTGTGAATAAATCATTGAAAAAATGGAAATCATTTACAGATAAAATAGGATATTCTATAGATTTAGATCATTCGTTTATTACCTATAATGCCAAGTATATTGAAAGTGTATGGTGGTTAATCAAAAAATTGTATAATAAAAATCTTATTTATCAAGGTTTTACAATACAACCTTATTCTCCTGCAGCAGGAACAGGTTTAAGTTATCATGAATTGAATATGCCGGGAACTTATAAAAAAGTGAAGCAATTATCTCCATTTTTGAAATTTAAGGCAATTAAAAATACTTTACCTGAAAAATTTCAAAAAATTTCAGGTGAAATATATTTTATATCATGGACGACAGCTCCTTGGACAATTCCTTCAAATACAGCATTAGCTATAGGATTCGATATAGATTATGTATTAGTTAGAACCTATAACCAGCATACTTTTTTAAAAGAAAATATTGTTTTTTCTGAAAAATTAATTCATAGAATATTATTATCAAATCAGTTTTATTCTGTTTCAAATTATATTGAATTAGATATTTACGATGATTATAATAACAAGAAGACAAAAAATTATAAAATTCCTTATCTAATAATAGAAAAATTTAAAGGAAAAGAATTAATATTTAGTAAATATGAACAATTATTGCCTTGGTTTAAACCTTATTGTAACGAAAAAAATGCATTTCAAATTATAGTAGGAGATTTTGTTAATGTAAATGAGGGAACAGGAATTGTTCATATTTCACCCACATTTGGAGTAGATGATTTTATAGTAGCTAAAAAATATAATATTCCTCCAATGTTGGTTTTAAATGAAAAAAATATCCCTGTTCCTTTAGTTGATTTTCAAGGAAAATTTATAAAAAATTTTCCTCATGGATTTGCTAATAAATATGTTAAAAACGAATTTAATACAAATGATAAAAAATTTTTTTCAGTAGATCAAGAAATAATTCTTTTTCTGGAAAAAGAACAAAAAATATTTAGAACAGAAAAGTATATCCATTTTTATCCACATTGTTGGAGAACAGAAAAACCAATACTTTATTATCTATTAAATTCATGGTTTATAAAAACAACCGAAATAAAAAATAAAATAATTAGTTTCAATAAAAAAATACGATGGTATCCTGATTCTACAGGAAGAAAACGTTTTGATTCTTGGCTAAAAAATATAAAAGATTGGAATTTTTCACGTTCTAGATATTGGGGGACCCCTCTTCCTATTTGGAAAACGGAAAAAGGAGATGAGGAAATAGTCGTAGGGTCAGTTAAAGAGTTATTTTTAGAGATTCAAAAATCGGTTAAACATGGGTTTATGTCGCATAATGTGTTTGAAAATTTTATCCTAGATGATATGAGTAATGATAATTATGATAAAATAGATTTACACAAACATGTTTTGGATGAAATTATATTGGTTTCTTCTAAAGGAAAACCTATGATAAGAGAATTTGATTTAATTGATGTATGGTTCGATTCTGGAGCTATGCCATATGCTCAGTTTCATTATCCATTTGAAAATAAAGAATACATAGATAAAAATCTCTTATTTCCTGCTGATTTTATTTCAGAAGGAATAGATCAAACAAGAGGATGGTTTTTTACTTTACATACTATTAGTAGTTTGTTATTTGATTCTATAGCATATAAAAATGTTATATCAACAGGACTAATTTTAGATCAGTATGGACGTAAAATGTCAAAAAGTAAAGGAAATACTATAAATCCTTTTGATTTAATAAATAATTATGGACCTGATGCTATACGTTGGTATATTATATTCAATTCTGAACCTTGGGATAATTTGAAATTTAATATAAAAGAAGTTAATACCGTTATAAACAAATTTTTTGGAACACTATATAATATCTATTCTTTTTTTGCTTTATACGCAAATATTGATAATTTTTATTATAAAGAAAAAGAATATTTTAATAATTATACAGAATTAGATTTTTGGATTCTTTCTGAATTGAATTCTCTTATTCAAAAAACAGATATTTATTATACTAACTATAATCCAACTAAAGTCGCACGTTTAATTTCGTCTTTTGTTTTGGATAAATTAAGCAATTGGTATGTAAGATTATGTAGAAGAAGATTCTGGAAAGATAAATATACAAAAAATAAGATATCAGCATATCAAATTCTTTACAAATGTTTAATTGTTGTGTCTAAGTTAATTTCTCCCATTGTTCCATTTTTTTCTGAAAGGTTATATAGGGATTTAAATTCTATTACTAAACAAGAAGATTTTAAAAGTGTTCATTTGACAAATTTTCCTAGTTGTGATTCTAATTTGATTAATAAAGAATTAGAAAATAGGATGCTTTTAGTTCAGAAAATAATTACTATGGTTTTTTCTATAAGAAAAAATAATAAAATAAAAATTCGTCAACCTTTGCAAAAATTACTGATTATTGTTCCTGATAAAAAAATTCGTATTCAATTAGAACAATTTTCTGAAATAATATTTAAAGAAGCTAATGTCAAAGAAATAAAATTTCCTTCCTCTTATAAAAATCTTGAATCTATAAAACATATTAAACCTAATTATAAATCTTTAGGTCCAAAATTTGGAAAAAAAACTCATAAAATATCCGAATTCATAAAAAAATTTAGTCAAGAAAAAATAAAAAATATAGAAAAGAATAAAAAATGCTTTTTTTTTCTGGAAAAAGAAAAAATTTTTATCTCTTTAGAAGATGTAAAAATTAGTACGGAATATATTAAAAATTGGTCCGTTTTTTTTGATACTAAATTTACAATAGCATTAGATTTGCGTATTACAGATTCTCTTTGGGAAGAAGGATTTGTTAGAGAATTAATTAGATATATACAAAAAATAAGGAAAGATCGTAAATATAATGTAATTGAAAAAATACTTGTATATATAAGAGTAAATGAAAATGAAAGTTTTAAGAAAAAACTACAAATTATTTTACAAAAGAATAAAGATTTTCTTTGTAAAGAAACTCTTTCTGTAGATATTTTATTACAAGAAAATGTAATGAAATATGAGTCTGAGGAAGAAAAAATCTCTTTTGAAGAGAAATTCATATTATATGTGCAGATACGAAAAGTGGAAAATATAAAAAAATGA